The genomic window AAAACGTTACCTTGGTGTACCCCAAGATATTGAATGGAGTTACGACGGTCAAAGCCTGTGGTTACTCCAAGCTAGACCTATCACTACCCTACTCCCCATCTGGACGCGCAAAATCGCGGCTGAAGTAATTCCTGGGGTAGTTCATCCCCTCACTTGGTCGATTAATCGTCCTTTAACTTGCGGAGTTTGGGGAGATATTTTTAGTTTAGTATTAGGCGATCGCGCTACGGGATTAGATTTTACAGAAACTGCAACTCTGCACTACTCTAGAGCCTATTTTAATGCCTCCCTCCTAGGAGAGATTTTCTTGAGGATGGGATTACCGCCAGAAAGTCTAGAGTTTTTAACTAGGGGCGCAAAAATGACTAAACCGCCCTTGCAGTCTACCTTTAAGAATCTGCCAGGGTTAATGAAATTACTCCAGCAAGAACTAAATTTAGAAAAAGATTTTAAGCGGGACTATCAAAAGGTATTTATTCCCGGTTTGTCAAGATTAGCTAATGAAAACACAGAAGAATTAGAACCGGCGGAACTATTAGAAAGAATAGATTTTAACCTAGAATTAATCCGTATTGGTACTTACTACAGCATTTTAGCCCCCTTAAGTGCTGCCATCAGACAGGGGATTTTTCGGGTGAAAGATGAGCAAATTGATAACAGCATCACCCCAGAAGTAGCCGCCATGCGTTCCCTGAGAACCTTAGCCGCCGATGCTAAACAAATATTATCGGAATGTGAACCGGAGCAAGTATTTGAGCAGTTGACGCAAACCCCAGAGGGAGAAAAGATTCTCTATGAATTAGATGAACTACTGGAGGACTACGGCTATTTAAGTGATGTGGGTACTAATATCGCCGTTCCTACTTGGAAGGAAGAACCCCAACCCATCAGACAGTTATTTGTGCAGTTGATTCAGTTGAGTGAACCCGAAAAAGCGGCTTTAGAACCAAGTAAACGTAAACGCGGCATAGTCCAGAAGCGGATAGATATTAAAGGCAGAGTTACAGAGGTTTATTCGCGGTTATTGGCAGTATTACGCTGGAAATTCTTAGCTTTAGAGCAGATTTGGTTACAGTCTGGCTGGTTAAAACAACCAGGGGATATCTTCTTTTTGGAACTGGAGGAAGTGCGCCTGTTAGTCGCGGATGCTAACACCGAATTAGTACAACACTTAAACCAAATAATCGAATTTAGGCGATCGCAATTTTACCAAGATAGCCAAATTGAGCAAATCCCCCTCGTCGTCTACGGTGATATACCTCCCCATCCTACAACCGCCGTCGGTGTTTACTCTGACCAAATCTTACAAGGCATTCCCGCCAGTCACGGACAAGCTGAAGGGCGAATTAAGGTGGTGCGGAATTTACAAAACCTACCAGAGATAGACAAAGATACAATCTTAGTCGTACCTTATACAGATTCCGGTTGGGCCCCTTTATTAGTCAGGGCTGGAGGCTTAATTGCCGAAGCTGGTGGTAGACTTTCTCACGGTGCGATCATTGCCCGTGAGTACGGGATTCCCGCAGTTATGGATGTCAAAGGTGCTACATGGATTTTACAAGATGACCAACGGGTCAGAATTGATGGATCTAGGGGTATTGTGGAATTATCAAACGATTTAAGACCACAATGATCACCACATCTCTGAACGATTTACCAGAAGAATCGGTTTCCCATAATCCTGAAATTAAAAAAAAGGTCATGCTGAGGTTTGGTGATTTACCCCACCTCACCAACTTTTCTCAAGCCCGTTTTGCACCCGGACAAACCTCCCCAGCCCACGCCCACCAAGATATGTGTGAGGTATTCTTTGTAGAAGCCGGTGCAGGGATAATTAGCATTAATGGCGAAGAATATCCCTTGCTACCTGGAAACTGTATAGCCATCGAACTGGGAGAAGTTCACGAAATTGTGAATAATGGTACGACTGAATTAGTGTTGACTTACTTCGGCTTAAGAGTGGAAGCGGGAGAGAGGTGACAGGTGACAGGTGATAGGTGACAGGTGACAGGGGAAGAAAGGAAGAAAAAACCCAATCACTAATGACTGTTGACTACTGAGTGTTGACAAAATAATCTACCTTTCCTAACCAAGAAACTCCAGGAACTTGATATGGCTGAAAATGCAGACTATCTAAGCCGCCAAATTTAACTAGGTGAGATAAAAAATGTAAAGAACCAGTCAGCAAATCAGTAGCATTTGGTAGATTATCGTTTTCTGATGCTAAGTTTGGCTGTAACTTGACTAGATTTTTCACCGATTTATAGACATTAGATGCCGCACTAGACAACTTAATATATGTAGAGACAGTACGGCGAATTTCAGCTTCTACAGTGTCGGGATTCTGGAGTGTATTACCTAAAATATTTCCTCCAAGACGTTTGGTGAGAAATGTTTTGATATGTGCGGCATAGTCAGTAGTGTCATATTGCACAATTGTTTGGGAAATGATAGCTTTGCGATCGCAATTTAACTTATTCCCAATGACATAAGCTGCAATATTTGCCGTGTAATCAGTATCACTTGCTAGTCTTTTGAGTGCTTCATCAAGGGTAATTTTAGCAGTGCGTTCAGATTGGGAGCGATAAAACACAATAGCCGAACCAATATCCCCCGCCCATGAAGTATGGTCGCCTGTCCAACTCGTTAAATCAGACTTACGTATTCCCTGTTGATTGATTTGGTCCGACAGGGAAGCGATGAAGTGAGCAAAATCAGTCTGCTTACCGCTTAACACTAATTCCTGATTGAGTTTTCCTTGGAATTCTCCCTGAATATATTTTTGGTTATATCCTGTCGCTAGAGTCCATAGCTTAGTTGTGTATTGTGGTTTGGTATACCCACGTAGCTTATTCGCTATTTCATAAGCACATTGACCAAAACTTTCAGATTCGATCTTCTCAATAAATCTTAATACTTCTTTTAAGTCAGCCATAAATTTAGCCAGTTGATTTAGTGTAATGAGTGAATTTTATTAATTAATCTACCCAATGTCAGAAGAAATTTACGAATTGGTGTTTAGTTTTACCAAATACTTGTTTTTTTTGTTGATAATACGTAACTCTTAACTCAGATAAATTTGATCTAGTATTAGCGAAATATAAATATTAAAATATTGATTCCTTAATACAGCACCGCGAAAATAAAGCTACCATCTAAAATGAGTAAAAAGCTGACAACATCAAAAAGTGTTATTTCTTTTTACTGTTGTTGTTTGCATTATTGTAATAGTCCTGATTTTCAGTAACAACCCATCACTGAAGTACCGGACGGATTGATCAGTGAGTTAGACAGGTAAAATGATGGAAGTAAGAGAAATTAAGAAACCCTACAAACCAAGAAACCAAGACAACGAAATCAGGAATTTTCAACACGTTAAAATACTGGACTGCAATGAACCAGTTCATCGCATCATTTTTGAGTGTTGGCACTGTAAACAAGGTTTATTAAGTGAGGTGGAAGGAATATCATCACAAACTCTAGATGTTCCTTGTCCTAGTTGTGGTAGAACTGCAATCAAGTTGATGGCAAATCAAGTCATTTCCACAACTCCAATTCCCTCACCTTGGCAATCTTGACTTGCTGAGAGCCTATTTATAAAGTAAATATTAAGTAGGGTGTGTTACGGCAGTGTGATGATTTGAGTATGAGCGACAGTATAAATTGCCGTAACGCACCATAATCACACGGTGCGTTACGCGTTGCTTTAACGCACCCTACAATTTAAGCTTTACTTTATAAAGTATCTCTGAGACTTTCTTTTGGGATATTTTAGAAACAAAAGGATGCAGGAAACAAGGGCGATATCGCTCAAAATATGGGATTTCCTAGAAATAAATTATCCATCTTGTGAGGTGCGCCCGGAATCTGGGAAGGGTGGGGACACCCATCCCACCAGAAAATTTGGGATATTTTTGTATTTGGAAGTCCCTAATCAAAGAGGTGGAGACAAGGTGTTCAAAACACTTTTGCTAATTACCATTGGTTTGTTTCCCTCCCTGTTTTCCCTATGGGTGATCCGTAAAACTCAGTGGCGGATACGTTTACGGTTGCAACAAGCGGCCATTAATGCTTCTAGAGCCAGGATACAGCAAAATCTCAGACCAGTGACAGGCGATCGCTATTACCTAGAGGGAGTAGGCTTTTTAATTGGTGACATCAGCTGCAAATTTAATGCTCGTTCCGGCTATCTCCGTTGTGCTATTAACCCCAACGGCCCCTGTGAAAGCTGCCGATATTATGAACCTAAAGACTAGTTGAATAAAATTAAACTTATTATTTTTCTCATAAAAATAGAAAATTAGAGGTGAATGAGCCTCAAATACCAATAAAAAATCAACAAAAATTTAAAATGAAATCAGATGAGATGAACAGTCCCCTTGAAAGACTAAAATGAGATGAGTAATCCCCGTGTTTTGTGCCTCGGTGAAATTCTATTCGATTGTTTAGCTGATCAGTTAGGGCTAAAGCTAGAAGAAGTGCAATCCTGGACTCCCTACCCTGGTGGTGCGCCAGCTAATGTAGCCTGTGCTTTAGTCAAGTTGGGAACTCCCACCGCATTTATTGGATGTGTTGGAGAAGATGAGCCAGGTAATGAACTAGTCAAGCTATTACAAGAAGTAGGTGTAGATACAAGGGGTGTACAGCGTCATTCTACTGCGCCAACGCGCCAAGTTTATGTGGTGCGGGATATGACAGGCGATCGCAATTTTGCAGGCTTTGGTAAATATGACACCTCAGAATTTGCCGATACTCGCTTACAAGCCAAACAATTGCCAGAGTCGCTGTTTCAAGATGCAGAGTTTCTAGTTTTAGGTACTTTAGAACTAGCTTACCCTGACAGCGAAAAGGCAATTAATCGCGCTCTAGAACTGGCAGAACAGTATGATTTAAAAATTGTGCTAGATGTCAACTGGCGGCCAGTCTTTTGGCAAGATGAAAATATTGCACGGCAAAAAATTCAAGCTATATTCAAACGTGTCGATTTTCTCAAACTCTCCAAAGAAGAGGCGGAATGGTTATTTGACACCGCAGATCCAGGTGCTATCACTTACCGCCTAGGTTCGATTGAAGGGGTACTGGTGACAGATGGTGAACATGGTTGTGCCTATTGCTTGGGTGAAAATGAAGGTAAGCTACCTGCTTTTGATGTTGCTGTCACTGATACCACTGGTGCAGGAGATAGCTTTTTAGCAGGATTCATCCACCAACTAAGTCAAAATGGCCTCCATAGCCTCAGTAATGCAGACACCGCTAAAAGCATGATTGCTTATGCTAGTGCTGTAGGTGCGTTGACTACCATTAAACCAGGTGCGATCGCTTCTCAACCCACCCCAGCTGAAGTCGAATCTTTTCTAGCTGACCATCAGGGATAGGGACTGGGAACTGGGGATTGGGGAGAAATATTTACTGCCCAATTCCCAATTCCCATGCCATTATTCATCTATGCAATTAGGAATACCTACAACAGCACAGGGAAAATTAGAATGTAGCTGTTTAATAAGGGGATGGTAAACAGATTTACATCCCAAAAATAAGATATCAGCAGATTCATTTTCCACCACTGTTCTTAGTTCTGTGCTAACTCCACCAAAGCGCAAATGTGATTTAAAAGAACCTTGCCATTCTTCAGCTAAACTTCTAGCTTGCCAAAGAATTCTATCGGCTTCATGGAGGGAATTTAGCGTCTTTTGTTGTAGATGTGATGCAATTCCCTGAAGTTTCGGTTGAGTTAATACAGATGTGCTAGATTTGGATAATTCACCAATAGGACATTCTAATTTTGGTAATTTATCGACCAGTTGCAATCTATTATTATTTTGACTATCATGACTTTCTTCTAATACATAAACAGCTTGCACTATGACTTCTTGATTAGTTGCTAACCGTGTTTGATATGCAATCCAAAAAGCTATATCTAGTGCAGTATGACTATTAGGAGAACCATCATAAGCAACAATTAAATTAACTGATTTAGCTAGTTGACATTGCTCATAAACAGCTTGTTTTGCTTCTGGCAATAATAGAATTTGTTCGATTAAGTCATCTCGACCCATCGCGCTTTGTAAGCGTGCTAACATTGGCTTGATGTTCACAGTTTTGACTTCTCCTAAATTTAACTAAACAATGAATGAGAAGCAGGGTAGAAACGAATAGATAAAGCCTTATTCGCTAGGAATCTCCAAGAACAACTGGTATACAGCCAAAGTTTTGGAAGTTCCTTCCATTGCCGACGGAGTTAGCTGACGGGCTAAGACTGGAAGTTGAGCCATTCCACGAACTAGAAGTTGGTGGATTCAGGCAAAGTTCACGCTAACTTTTCGCGCTTTTCACTATCTGGTTAACGCTTTTGCCCTTTAGATCGAACTGCTCTGAGGATAAATGAGATAGCCTACTTTCAGACGCGCTTACTTGTTCGCAGTTTGTTTGATATTGCTGCCATGCCGATCTTAAGATTAACTCCAACCCCGGATACTGATTCACAGCATCCCGCAATGACAACGTATCATCCTCATTAACATATCTACTCAGAAATGCACTGAAAATATCACGGTGCATAACAATTCCTGTCACATCTCTATGAACTCTTTGGGATAGCGATTTTTTGACACGGCTACCATCTAAATGAGTTTGAGAGAGTGCAGTTTTCTGGGTAGAAAAAGTTATGAATTGACCACCAGCATTTTCAGCTTTGCGTTTCAATTCAGATTGTACAAATCCAGGTGACTTGCTTAAAATCGCCTTACCATATCGCTTCTGCCAACCTTTTATCGATACTTTCTCGGTTTTTATGATATTGCCATACCTTAAAATCTCATTGACTAATTTACGGTTTTGAGACTTGGCATAAGCACCCTTTAGTCTTTCTAATTCACGTTTTTTTTGAGCAATCTTTTTGTAGATATTAGACTTGTTCCACTTGCGACTACCTTTTTTTACTTTACCTTTTGTAACAACTATTTTACGTCCCTTCTTAGCTATAAAATCTGGCTCATAATTATCAGAATTAAAGCTACGTTGGAAACGTTGCATTTTTCTTTGTAGTCGCGTTATCTCCTTCTGGAAACTAGGAACTTTATCAGCAAAGGGTAGTAATCCAGCGTGATTATCCGCTACAAAAGCAATATTGGAGATATTAACATCCAGTCCAACAACGCCATCAATAATATAGTTTTGTGGCTTTTGGTATGGAACTCCTTCATGAATTAACTGTACAAACCAGCGACGTTTACCATTAATCTCTTTCCACAAAAGGCGAACATACTTAACAGGTGAATATAACCCATGTTGTATTACTGGATTAGATTCATCGATAATAGGATTGAGTTTAATTTTTCCCCAGACTAATTGATTATCTTTCCAGCGTAAGCCTTGTTTATTGGACTTGCCTTCAACAGACCTGAATCGGTTAGGGGTTTTAAACCTGACTTTTTTAGCTAGTCCAAACAAAACTTTTTCGCTTGTTCTAAAAGCGCGAGTAGCTATTGTCTGTTGAGTATTCGAGTCTATTTTGTCAGCAATCCACTTTGATTTATTGCTCACATTAGTGGCATAAGCTTGCAATTCATAATCTGAATATCTATACAACTTTCTAGCTTCAGAGAACATGGTAGAACGTTGTTTCTTTTGTTCTCTAGACAGCTTTTTAGCTGCTTGGTAAAAATCAGATTTTTTTACTAACTCCATCCTAGTCATTGCTTCATTTAGGCAAGCATTATATAGCTGTCTACTTGCTTGAAAACGAGCTAGTAACTCTGATTCTTGCTTGCTATCAACCAATAAAGGAATTGTATTTACAAAAGATGGAGTTTTACTCTTAGCCACTATTTAATCACCTCCTTTATTGCTAACAATATTCTCCTACTTAGTCACACCCTGAAGTTGCTACTCTCTAT from Nostoc sp. UHCC 0870 includes these protein-coding regions:
- a CDS encoding DUF6464 family protein, which codes for MFKTLLLITIGLFPSLFSLWVIRKTQWRIRLRLQQAAINASRARIQQNLRPVTGDRYYLEGVGFLIGDISCKFNARSGYLRCAINPNGPCESCRYYEPKD
- a CDS encoding glycerol-3-phosphate acyltransferase codes for the protein MRELWGALTILIVCPFLGALPVIAWITYALKGRRLGQIGTKNISVSAAFYHGGTIVGVLAVLSEALKGMGAIFLARAFFPEGSVWELLALITLVFGRYSMGRGAGTTNVVWGLLVHDPLLSIFIGLLAIISFTLLQSRILVKYGVLVVFPLFMVILHAEDLPKILAAVALAGLLGWIYKKIPDDLNLPSQEGDAQSQAVFEYLRGDRVILSLDDQLDTALVGQKASTLSQIKRWGYSVPKGWVLVPGDDPEKLLNFLQPSDLSPLVVRSSAIGEDSEQASAAGQYQTLLQVTSKEQLQQAIAIVRDSYNYPAAVQYRRDRGLPDSAMAVLIQQQVQSAYSGVAFSRDPITQQGDAVVIEALPGSPTQVVSGKVTPEQYRAFVVEADNLSSVQLEGTGRVPQAIIKQVAYLARRIEKRYLGVPQDIEWSYDGQSLWLLQARPITTLLPIWTRKIAAEVIPGVVHPLTWSINRPLTCGVWGDIFSLVLGDRATGLDFTETATLHYSRAYFNASLLGEIFLRMGLPPESLEFLTRGAKMTKPPLQSTFKNLPGLMKLLQQELNLEKDFKRDYQKVFIPGLSRLANENTEELEPAELLERIDFNLELIRIGTYYSILAPLSAAIRQGIFRVKDEQIDNSITPEVAAMRSLRTLAADAKQILSECEPEQVFEQLTQTPEGEKILYELDELLEDYGYLSDVGTNIAVPTWKEEPQPIRQLFVQLIQLSEPEKAALEPSKRKRGIVQKRIDIKGRVTEVYSRLLAVLRWKFLALEQIWLQSGWLKQPGDIFFLELEEVRLLVADANTELVQHLNQIIEFRRSQFYQDSQIEQIPLVVYGDIPPHPTTAVGVYSDQILQGIPASHGQAEGRIKVVRNLQNLPEIDKDTILVVPYTDSGWAPLLVRAGGLIAEAGGRLSHGAIIAREYGIPAVMDVKGATWILQDDQRVRIDGSRGIVELSNDLRPQ
- a CDS encoding carbohydrate kinase family protein — encoded protein: MSNPRVLCLGEILFDCLADQLGLKLEEVQSWTPYPGGAPANVACALVKLGTPTAFIGCVGEDEPGNELVKLLQEVGVDTRGVQRHSTAPTRQVYVVRDMTGDRNFAGFGKYDTSEFADTRLQAKQLPESLFQDAEFLVLGTLELAYPDSEKAINRALELAEQYDLKIVLDVNWRPVFWQDENIARQKIQAIFKRVDFLKLSKEEAEWLFDTADPGAITYRLGSIEGVLVTDGEHGCAYCLGENEGKLPAFDVAVTDTTGAGDSFLAGFIHQLSQNGLHSLSNADTAKSMIAYASAVGALTTIKPGAIASQPTPAEVESFLADHQG
- a CDS encoding cupin domain-containing protein, producing MITTSLNDLPEESVSHNPEIKKKVMLRFGDLPHLTNFSQARFAPGQTSPAHAHQDMCEVFFVEAGAGIISINGEEYPLLPGNCIAIELGEVHEIVNNGTTELVLTYFGLRVEAGER
- a CDS encoding transposase; this encodes MAKSKTPSFVNTIPLLVDSKQESELLARFQASRQLYNACLNEAMTRMELVKKSDFYQAAKKLSREQKKQRSTMFSEARKLYRYSDYELQAYATNVSNKSKWIADKIDSNTQQTIATRAFRTSEKVLFGLAKKVRFKTPNRFRSVEGKSNKQGLRWKDNQLVWGKIKLNPIIDESNPVIQHGLYSPVKYVRLLWKEINGKRRWFVQLIHEGVPYQKPQNYIIDGVVGLDVNISNIAFVADNHAGLLPFADKVPSFQKEITRLQRKMQRFQRSFNSDNYEPDFIAKKGRKIVVTKGKVKKGSRKWNKSNIYKKIAQKKRELERLKGAYAKSQNRKLVNEILRYGNIIKTEKVSIKGWQKRYGKAILSKSPGFVQSELKRKAENAGGQFITFSTQKTALSQTHLDGSRVKKSLSQRVHRDVTGIVMHRDIFSAFLSRYVNEDDTLSLRDAVNQYPGLELILRSAWQQYQTNCEQVSASESRLSHLSSEQFDLKGKSVNQIVKSAKS
- a CDS encoding universal stress protein; translation: MLARLQSAMGRDDLIEQILLLPEAKQAVYEQCQLAKSVNLIVAYDGSPNSHTALDIAFWIAYQTRLATNQEVIVQAVYVLEESHDSQNNNRLQLVDKLPKLECPIGELSKSSTSVLTQPKLQGIASHLQQKTLNSLHEADRILWQARSLAEEWQGSFKSHLRFGGVSTELRTVVENESADILFLGCKSVYHPLIKQLHSNFPCAVVGIPNCIDE